The following proteins come from a genomic window of Citrobacter europaeus:
- the fdnI gene encoding formate dehydrogenase-N subunit gamma produces the protein MSKSKMIVRTKFIDRACHWTVVICFFLVALSGISFFFPTLQWLTQTFGTPQMGRILHPFFGILIFVALMFMFVRFVHHNIPDKKDIPWLKNIVEVLKGNEHKVADVGKYNAGQKMMFWSIMSMIFVLLITGIIIWRPYFAQFFPMQVVRYSLLIHAAAGIILMHAILIHMYMAFWVKGSIKGMVEGKVSRRWAKKHHPRWYREVERQEAKKESEEGVN, from the coding sequence ATGAGTAAGTCGAAAATGATTGTGCGCACGAAGTTTATCGACCGCGCCTGTCACTGGACGGTGGTGATCTGCTTCTTCCTGGTGGCGTTGTCGGGGATTTCTTTTTTCTTCCCGACTCTGCAATGGCTGACGCAGACCTTCGGTACGCCGCAGATGGGACGCATTTTGCACCCGTTCTTCGGCATACTGATCTTCGTGGCGCTGATGTTCATGTTTGTACGCTTTGTTCACCACAACATCCCGGATAAAAAAGATATCCCGTGGCTGAAAAACATTGTGGAAGTGCTGAAAGGCAATGAACATAAAGTGGCGGATGTGGGCAAGTACAATGCCGGGCAGAAAATGATGTTCTGGTCAATCATGAGCATGATTTTCGTGCTGTTGATTACTGGTATCATTATCTGGCGTCCGTACTTTGCGCAGTTCTTCCCGATGCAGGTTGTGCGCTATAGCCTGCTGATCCATGCGGCGGCGGGGATTATCCTGATGCACGCCATCCTCATCCATATGTATATGGCATTCTGGGTGAAAGGATCGATTAAAGGCATGGTTGAAGGGAAAGTGAGCCGTCGCTGGGCGAAGAAACATCACCCACGCTGGTATCGCGAAGTTGAAAGACAAGAAGCGAAAAAAGAGAGCGAGGAAGGGGTTAACTAA
- the fdnG gene encoding formate dehydrogenase-N subunit alpha, translated as MDVSRRQFFKICAGGMAGTTVAALGFAPKMALAQARNYKLLRAKEIRNTCTYCSVGCGLLMYSLGDGAKNAKESIYHIEGDPDHPVSRGALCPKGAGLLDYVHSENRLRYPEYRAPGSDKWQRISWDEAFTRIAKLMKTDRDANFIEKNEQGVTVNRWLSTGMLCASAASNETGMLTQKFVRSLGMLAVDNQARVUHGPTVASLAPTFGRGAMTNHWVDIKNANVVMVMGGNAAEAHPVGFRWAMEAKNNNDATLIVVDPRFTRTASVADIYAPIRSGTDITFLSGVLLYLIENNKINAEYVKHYTNASLLVRDDFAFEDGLFSGYDAEKRQYDKSSWNYQFDENGYAKRDETLSHPRCVWNLLKQHVSRYTPDVVENICGTPKEDFLKVCEVLASTSAADRTTTFLYALGWTQHTVGAQNIRTMAMIQLLLGNMGMAGGGVNALRGHSNIQGLTDLGLLSTSLPGYLTLPSEKQTDLQTYLAANTPKATLADQVNYWGNYPKFFVSLMKSFYGNAAQKENDWGFEWLPKWDQSYDVIKYFNMMDSGKVTGYICQGFNPVASFPDKNKVVQCLSKLKYLVVIDPLVTETSTFWQNHGESNDVDPASIQTEVFRLPSTCFAEEDGSIANSGRWLQWHWKGQDAPGEARNDGEILAGIYHRLRDMYRTEGGKAIEPVLKMSWNYKQPDEPHSEEVAKENNGYALEDLYDANGVLVAKKGQLLNSFALLRDDGSTSSSCWIYTGSWTEQGNQMANRDNADPSGLGNTLGWAWAWPLNRRVLYNRASADPQGKPWDPKRMLIQWNGTKWTGNDIPDFNTAAPGSGTNPFIMQPEGLGRLFAIDKMAEGPFPEHYEPMETPLGTNPLHPNVISNPAARLYEADKLRMGTKQDFPYVGTTYRLTEHFHTWTKHALLNAIAQPEQFVEISETLAAAKGINNGDHVKVSSKRGFIRAVAVVTRRLRTLNVNGQQVETVGIPIHWGFEGVARKGYIANTLTPNVGDANSQTPEYKAFLVNIEKA; from the coding sequence ATGGACGTCAGCCGCAGACAATTTTTTAAAATCTGCGCGGGCGGTATGGCGGGAACAACAGTAGCCGCTCTGGGTTTTGCACCCAAAATGGCACTGGCTCAGGCGCGAAACTATAAGCTGTTACGCGCCAAAGAGATCCGAAACACCTGCACATACTGTTCCGTAGGTTGCGGGCTATTAATGTATAGCCTGGGAGATGGAGCAAAAAACGCCAAAGAGTCGATTTACCATATTGAAGGGGATCCGGATCATCCGGTGAGCCGCGGGGCATTATGTCCTAAGGGCGCAGGATTACTGGATTACGTGCACAGTGAAAACCGTCTGCGTTACCCGGAATATCGCGCTCCTGGTTCCGACAAATGGCAGCGTATCAGCTGGGATGAAGCATTCACCCGCATCGCGAAGCTGATGAAAACTGACCGTGACGCCAACTTTATTGAGAAGAATGAGCAGGGCGTAACGGTAAACCGCTGGCTTTCAACCGGGATGCTATGCGCATCTGCGGCAAGTAATGAAACTGGCATGCTGACGCAAAAATTTGTGCGCTCACTCGGCATGCTGGCAGTAGACAACCAGGCGCGCGTCTGACACGGACCAACGGTAGCAAGTCTTGCTCCAACATTTGGTCGCGGTGCGATGACCAACCACTGGGTTGATATTAAAAACGCTAACGTCGTGATGGTGATGGGCGGTAATGCCGCTGAAGCACATCCGGTGGGATTCCGCTGGGCGATGGAAGCCAAAAACAACAATGATGCCACGCTGATTGTTGTTGACCCTCGTTTTACTCGTACAGCCTCGGTGGCGGATATCTATGCGCCAATTCGTTCCGGCACGGACATTACGTTCCTGTCCGGCGTCTTACTGTACCTGATTGAAAACAACAAAATTAACGCTGAATACGTGAAGCATTACACCAACGCCAGTCTGCTGGTGCGGGATGACTTTGCTTTTGAAGACGGTCTGTTCAGCGGCTATGACGCGGAAAAACGCCAATACGATAAATCGTCCTGGAACTACCAGTTCGATGAAAACGGCTACGCGAAACGCGATGAAACGTTAAGCCATCCTCGCTGCGTGTGGAATCTGCTAAAACAGCACGTTTCCCGCTACACGCCAGATGTGGTGGAAAACATCTGCGGTACGCCGAAAGAAGACTTCCTGAAAGTCTGCGAAGTACTGGCTTCCACCAGCGCGGCGGATCGCACCACTACGTTCCTGTATGCGCTGGGCTGGACACAGCATACCGTAGGGGCGCAGAACATCCGTACCATGGCGATGATCCAGTTGCTGCTCGGCAACATGGGGATGGCAGGTGGCGGGGTTAACGCCTTACGTGGTCACTCCAACATTCAGGGATTAACCGACTTAGGTCTGCTCTCTACCAGTCTGCCAGGTTACCTGACGCTGCCGTCAGAGAAACAGACGGATCTGCAAACCTATCTGGCTGCTAATACGCCAAAAGCGACGTTGGCCGACCAGGTTAACTACTGGGGTAACTATCCGAAGTTCTTCGTCAGTCTAATGAAATCTTTCTACGGCAATGCGGCGCAGAAAGAGAACGACTGGGGCTTTGAGTGGCTGCCGAAGTGGGATCAGTCCTACGACGTCATCAAATACTTCAACATGATGGATAGCGGAAAAGTCACCGGCTACATCTGTCAGGGCTTTAACCCCGTTGCGTCCTTCCCGGACAAAAACAAAGTGGTGCAGTGCCTGAGCAAACTGAAGTATCTGGTGGTTATCGATCCGCTGGTGACCGAAACCTCAACGTTCTGGCAGAACCACGGTGAATCAAACGACGTCGATCCGGCATCTATTCAGACCGAAGTCTTCCGTTTGCCATCGACCTGCTTTGCGGAAGAGGACGGCTCCATCGCCAACTCCGGCCGCTGGCTGCAGTGGCACTGGAAAGGTCAGGACGCACCGGGTGAAGCCCGCAACGACGGCGAAATTCTGGCCGGTATTTACCATCGTCTGCGCGACATGTATCGCACTGAAGGCGGTAAAGCGATAGAACCCGTTCTGAAAATGAGCTGGAACTATAAGCAGCCGGACGAACCGCACTCCGAGGAAGTGGCAAAAGAGAACAACGGCTATGCGCTGGAAGACCTCTATGATGCCAACGGCGTGCTGGTTGCAAAAAAAGGTCAGTTGCTCAACAGCTTTGCGTTGCTGCGTGATGATGGTTCTACGTCATCGTCCTGCTGGATTTATACCGGTAGCTGGACCGAGCAGGGCAACCAGATGGCCAATCGCGATAATGCCGACCCGTCAGGTCTCGGTAATACGCTGGGCTGGGCCTGGGCATGGCCGTTGAACCGTCGCGTGCTGTATAACCGCGCTTCGGCGGATCCACAGGGTAAACCGTGGGATCCAAAACGCATGCTTATCCAGTGGAACGGTACGAAGTGGACGGGGAACGATATCCCGGACTTCAATACCGCAGCGCCAGGCAGCGGCACCAATCCGTTTATCATGCAGCCGGAAGGGCTGGGGCGTCTGTTTGCTATCGATAAGATGGCGGAAGGTCCGTTCCCGGAACACTACGAGCCGATGGAAACTCCGCTGGGTACTAACCCGCTGCACCCGAACGTGATCTCCAACCCGGCAGCGCGTCTGTACGAAGCGGATAAGCTCCGCATGGGTACGAAACAGGACTTCCCGTACGTCGGGACGACCTATCGTCTGACCGAACATTTCCATACCTGGACCAAGCACGCATTGCTGAATGCGATTGCCCAGCCAGAGCAGTTTGTGGAAATCAGCGAAACGCTGGCGGCAGCGAAAGGTATCAACAACGGCGATCACGTGAAAGTCAGCAGCAAGCGTGGATTTATTCGCGCAGTTGCCGTGGTGACCCGTCGTCTGCGTACTTTGAACGTCAACGGTCAGCAGGTTGAAACGGTTGGGATCCCAATCCACTGGGGCTTTGAAGGAGTCGCGCGTAAAGGCTATATCGCCAACACCCTGACGCCGAATGTCGGTGATGCAAACTCGCAAACGCCGGAATACAAAGCGTTTTTAGTTAACATCGAGAAGGCGTAA
- the fdnH gene encoding formate dehydrogenase N subunit beta, translating to MSMETQDIIKRSATNSITPPPQARDYKAEVAKLIDVSTCIGCKACQVACSEWNDIRDEVGHCVGVYDNPADLSAKSWTVMRFTETEQNGKLEWLIRKDGCMHCEDPGCLKACPSAGAIIQYANGIVDFQSEHCIGCGYCIAGCPFNIPRLNKEDNRVYKCTLCVDRVSVGQEPACVKTCPTGAIHFGTKQEMLEMGEQRVAKLKARGFEHAGLYNPEGVGGTHVMYVLHHANQPELYHGLPKDPQIDTSINLWKGALKPLAAAGFIATFAGLIYHYIGIGPNKEVDDDEEDHHE from the coding sequence ATGTCTATGGAAACGCAGGACATCATCAAAAGGTCCGCAACAAACTCCATCACGCCGCCGCCTCAGGCCCGTGATTATAAAGCGGAGGTCGCGAAGCTGATCGACGTTTCCACCTGTATAGGCTGTAAAGCTTGTCAGGTGGCATGCTCAGAGTGGAACGATATCCGCGATGAAGTCGGCCACTGCGTCGGGGTGTATGATAACCCCGCCGATCTCAGCGCCAAGTCCTGGACGGTGATGCGGTTTACCGAAACCGAACAGAACGGCAAGCTGGAGTGGTTGATTCGTAAAGACGGCTGTATGCACTGTGAAGATCCGGGCTGCCTGAAGGCATGCCCGTCTGCCGGAGCTATCATCCAGTACGCCAACGGGATTGTCGATTTCCAGTCAGAACACTGTATTGGCTGCGGCTACTGTATTGCCGGGTGTCCATTTAATATTCCGCGCCTCAATAAAGAGGATAACCGCGTGTATAAATGTACGCTGTGTGTGGACCGGGTCAGCGTCGGGCAGGAACCTGCCTGCGTGAAGACTTGTCCGACCGGAGCAATACATTTCGGCACTAAGCAGGAAATGCTGGAAATGGGCGAACAGCGCGTGGCAAAACTGAAGGCTCGCGGTTTCGAACACGCCGGTCTCTACAATCCGGAAGGTGTGGGTGGTACGCACGTTATGTACGTTCTGCATCATGCCAACCAGCCGGAGCTGTATCATGGCCTGCCGAAAGATCCGCAGATCGATACCTCTATCAATCTGTGGAAAGGGGCGCTGAAACCGCTGGCCGCTGCCGGATTTATCGCCACCTTCGCCGGGCTGATTTACCACTACATTGGTATCGGCCCGAATAAGGAAGTGGACGACGACGAGGAGGATCATCATGAGTAA
- a CDS encoding HigA family addiction module antidote protein: MKMANHPRPGDIIQEALDELNVSLREFARAMEIAPSTASRLLTGKAALTPEMAIKLSVVIGSSPEMWLNLQNTWSLAEAQKSVDISRLRKLAVQ; encoded by the coding sequence ATGAAGATGGCAAATCATCCCCGTCCTGGGGATATCATTCAGGAAGCGCTGGACGAACTCAATGTCAGCCTGCGCGAGTTTGCCAGGGCTATGGAAATTGCACCTTCAACGGCAAGTCGACTATTAACCGGGAAAGCGGCCCTGACGCCTGAGATGGCGATTAAACTCTCTGTGGTGATTGGCAGTTCACCCGAAATGTGGTTAAACCTGCAAAATACCTGGAGTCTGGCAGAGGCCCAAAAAAGCGTGGATATTTCACGCCTGCGTAAGCTGGCAGTACAATGA
- a CDS encoding inorganic diphosphatase — translation MHLVKKLLAVSLFLCASAQAQNVLEFPQPENNPEEFYAVTEIPAGGIIKYETDAKTGFIIADRFQSMPVAYPANYGSLTQSLAGDGDPLDVIFYTRAPLTPGTLIKLRAIGVLKMIDGGEKDDKIVAVPASKIDPTYDNIKELSDLPKIEVQRLESFFRVYKDLPEGRKKVELNGFNDAATAKQEIKQAWEAWKEKKPQQ, via the coding sequence ATGCATCTGGTGAAAAAATTACTCGCAGTCAGCCTATTTCTTTGTGCATCCGCTCAGGCGCAGAATGTCCTCGAATTTCCGCAGCCGGAGAATAACCCGGAAGAGTTTTATGCCGTGACCGAAATCCCGGCAGGTGGAATAATCAAATATGAAACTGACGCCAAAACCGGTTTTATCATTGCCGATCGCTTCCAGTCCATGCCGGTTGCCTATCCCGCCAACTACGGTTCTCTGACCCAGTCTTTAGCCGGTGACGGCGACCCGCTGGATGTTATCTTTTATACCCGCGCGCCGCTGACTCCGGGAACGTTGATTAAGCTGCGCGCTATTGGCGTACTGAAGATGATCGACGGCGGTGAAAAGGACGACAAAATTGTTGCCGTTCCGGCCAGTAAAATTGACCCTACTTATGACAACATCAAAGAGCTGAGCGATCTGCCAAAGATTGAAGTTCAACGTCTGGAATCTTTCTTCCGCGTGTACAAAGATCTGCCGGAAGGGCGCAAGAAGGTCGAATTAAACGGTTTCAACGATGCCGCTACGGCGAAGCAAGAGATCAAACAGGCCTGGGAGGCCTGGAAAGAGAAAAAACCGCAGCAATAA
- a CDS encoding type II toxin-antitoxin system RelE/ParE family toxin yields the protein MIMNFRHKGLRDLFLYGRTSGVMAKHVRRLRHRLAVIDAASKVTDINMPGYKLHPLVGERDGIWAITVSGNWRITFEFVNGDAYILDYEDYH from the coding sequence ATGATCATGAACTTCAGACACAAAGGATTGCGCGATTTGTTTCTTTATGGGCGAACATCAGGCGTTATGGCGAAGCATGTCCGACGATTACGACACAGGCTTGCCGTTATTGATGCGGCAAGTAAGGTTACAGATATCAATATGCCCGGCTATAAGCTACATCCTCTGGTGGGTGAGCGTGACGGCATATGGGCAATTACTGTTTCAGGTAACTGGCGTATTACGTTTGAATTCGTCAATGGCGATGCGTACATACTGGACTACGAGGACTATCATTGA
- the yddG gene encoding aromatic amino acid efflux DMT transporter YddG: MTKQKATLIGLIAIVLWSTMVGLMRGVSEGLGPAGGAAMIFSLSGLLLIFTVGFPNIRKIPVRYLIAGSVLFVSYEICLALALGYAATRHQAIEVGMVNYLWPSLTILFAILFNGQKTTWLVIPGLIIALTGVCWVLGGENGLNLDEIISNVASSPLSYFLAFLGAFIWATYCTVTNKYAKGFNGITVFVLLTAATLWVYYFITPQPQMVFSTSVTIKMFTAALTLGFAYAAWNIGILHGNVTVMAVGSYFTPVLSSALAAVLLSAPLSLSFWQGALMVCAGSLLCWLATRRA, encoded by the coding sequence ATGACAAAACAAAAAGCAACGTTAATTGGGCTCATTGCCATAGTGCTCTGGAGCACTATGGTCGGACTCATGCGTGGAGTAAGTGAAGGGCTGGGTCCTGCGGGCGGCGCGGCAATGATTTTTTCGTTAAGCGGCCTGTTACTGATTTTTACCGTCGGCTTTCCGAATATCAGGAAAATACCTGTTCGCTATTTAATCGCCGGTAGCGTGCTTTTTGTTAGCTATGAAATCTGTTTAGCGCTGGCTCTCGGTTATGCGGCTACTCGTCACCAGGCTATTGAAGTCGGTATGGTTAATTATCTCTGGCCAAGTCTGACGATATTGTTTGCTATTTTATTTAATGGTCAAAAAACAACCTGGCTGGTAATCCCTGGATTAATTATCGCATTGACCGGGGTGTGTTGGGTGTTGGGTGGCGAAAATGGCCTTAACCTTGATGAAATTATCAGCAATGTTGCCAGCAGTCCGCTCAGCTATTTTCTCGCCTTTCTCGGCGCTTTTATCTGGGCAACGTATTGCACGGTGACCAATAAATATGCAAAAGGCTTTAACGGCATCACCGTGTTCGTTTTACTGACGGCAGCAACTTTGTGGGTTTACTATTTTATTACCCCTCAACCGCAAATGGTTTTCAGTACTTCGGTGACGATTAAAATGTTCACTGCAGCGTTAACGTTAGGATTTGCCTATGCTGCGTGGAATATTGGCATTTTGCACGGCAACGTGACCGTCATGGCTGTTGGGTCTTATTTTACCCCGGTGCTCTCCTCCGCGCTGGCCGCTGTGTTGCTCAGCGCCCCGCTGTCGCTTTCGTTCTGGCAAGGTGCGCTGATGGTCTGCGCAGGCTCTCTGCTTTGCTGGCTGGCAACGCGACGAGCCTGA